AGCCGCGCAAGCGGCGTGTGCGTCAGCTGCTGAGCCGAGCGATGAAGATCGTCTCGGCACAGGGCGGCCGCATCGTCGCCACCGTGCACACGGCGGCACCGTTGTCCGCAGCGCAGCGCACCCGCCTCGGCGCTTCGCTCGCTGCGCGTTACGACGGACAGGTCTCCATCAATGAAGTGATCGACCCCAGTGTCGTCGGTGGACTGCGTGTGCAGGTCGCCGATGACGTGATCGACGGCAGCATCTCCGCGCGGCTCGCCGATCTTCGACAGAAGCTCGCGGGCTAATACGACTTCGCGCGGGGAACCGCGCAGACTCTCTCAATACAAAGGGAAGACAATGGCAGAACTATCGATCAGCCCCGACGTCATCCGTGACGCGCTGAAGGACTTCGCCGCTGCGTACGAGCCCACCGGCGCCGCAGCGACCGAGGTCGGCACGGTCATCGACGCCGCCGACGGCATCGCCCACATCGAGGGCCTGCCCGGCGTCATGGCGAACGAGCTCCTGACGTTCGCCAACGGCACGCAGGGCCTCGCGCTGAACCTGGACGAGCACGAGATCGGCACGGTCGTCCTCGGCGACTTCTCCGGTATTCAGGCCGGCCAGGAGGTCCGCCGTACCGGCGAGGTCCTCTCGGTTCCGGTCGGTGACGGCTACCTCGGCCGCGTGGTCGACGCGCTCGGGAACCCAATCGACGGTCTCGGCGAGATCGCTTCGGAGGCACGCCGCGAGCTCGAGCTGCAGGCGCCGGGCGTCATGCAGCGCAAGAGTGTGCACGAGCCGATGCAGACCGGCATCAAGGCGATCGACGCGATGATCCCCGTCGGCCGTGGTCAGCGTCAGCTGATCATCGGTGACCGCCAGACCGGCAAGACGGCGATCGCGATCGACACGATCATCAACCAGAAGGACAACTGGGAGTCGGGCGACACTGACAAGCAGGTTCGCTGCATCTACGTCGCCATCGGCCAGAAGGGCTCGACGATCGCATCCGTCAAGGGTGCGCTCGAGGATGCCGGAGCGATGGAGTACACGACGATCGTCGCCGCTCCCGCTTCTGACGCGGCTGGTTTCAAGTACATCGCGCCCTACACGGGCTCCGCTATCGGACAGCACTGGATGTACGGCGGCAAGCACGTCCTGATCATCTTCGATGACCTGTCGAAGCAGGCCGAGGCC
The DNA window shown above is from Microbacterium murale and carries:
- the atpA gene encoding F0F1 ATP synthase subunit alpha yields the protein MAELSISPDVIRDALKDFAAAYEPTGAAATEVGTVIDAADGIAHIEGLPGVMANELLTFANGTQGLALNLDEHEIGTVVLGDFSGIQAGQEVRRTGEVLSVPVGDGYLGRVVDALGNPIDGLGEIASEARRELELQAPGVMQRKSVHEPMQTGIKAIDAMIPVGRGQRQLIIGDRQTGKTAIAIDTIINQKDNWESGDTDKQVRCIYVAIGQKGSTIASVKGALEDAGAMEYTTIVAAPASDAAGFKYIAPYTGSAIGQHWMYGGKHVLIIFDDLSKQAEAYRAVSLLLRRPPGREAYPGDVFYLHSRLLERCAKLSDELGAGSMTGLPIIETKANDVSAYIPTNVISITDGQIFLQSDLFNANQRPAVDVGISVSRVGGDAQVKSIKKVSGTLKLELAQYRSLEAFAMFASDLDATSRRQLDRGARLTELLKQPQYSPYPVEDQVVSIWAGTNGKLDTIEVSDVLRFERELLDHLRRNTKVLDTLRETNVLTDDTVAELEKQVDAFILEFQGGKGQSIGAVGHEEHVAQDLDDVNQEKIVKGRRA